AGACCTTCTTGGACTGCAGGCGCTCGCGCTCCAGCATGTTCTTGAAGTCCATGTTGCCGCCCACGTTGAGCTGGTAGGTGCGGTCCAGCGCGACGCCGCGGTCCTCGAACAGCTTGGCCATCACGCGGTGGGTGATGGTGGCGCCGACCTGGGACTTGATGTCGTCGCCGACGATCGGGACGCCGGCGGCCTCGAACTTCGCGGCCCACTCGGGGTCGGAGGCGATGAAGACCGGCAGCGCGTTGACGAAGCCGACACCGGCGTCGATGGCGCACTGGGCGTAGAACTTGTCGGCGTCCTCGGAGCCCACCGGCAGGTAGGACACCAGCACGTCGACCTCGGCGTCCTTGAGGACCTGGACGACGTCGACGGGCTGCTCCTCGGACTCCTCGATGGTCTCGCGGTAGTACTTGCCGAGGCCGTCGTGCGTCGGCCCGCGCTGCACCGTCACGCCGGTGGGGGGCACGTCGCAGATGCGGATCGTGTTGTTCTCGGAGGCGCCGATGGCCTCGGAGAGGTCGAAGCCGACCTTCTTGGCGTCGACGTCGAACGCCGCGACGAACTCGACGTCGGAGACGTGGTAGTCCCCGAACTTCACGTGCATCAGCCCGGGCACCGTGGCCTCGGGGTCGGCGTCCTTGTAGTACTCCACGCCCTGGACGAGGGACGTCGCGCAGTTGCCGACGCCCACGATGGCGACTCGTACGGAACCCATGGTTCTCCTTCGTTGTGTTTCTCGGTGGTCTTGGTGCGGGTGCGGGTGCTGGTGTGCAGTGGTGCGGTGGTGCGGTGGTGCGAGGTCCGGTGATCAGGGGGTGGGGTCGGGCGCGGGCGGCCGGTCGTCGCGCTCGCGGTCGATGAGGCCCGAGAGCCAGAGCACCTCGCGCTCGACCGACTCGAGCCCGTGGCGCTGCAGCTCGGCGGTGTAGGTGTCGTTGCCGGTGAGGTGGTCGATCTGCTTCTTGACGCGCTCCAGGCGCTCCTCGAGCCGGGTGCGGCGACCCTCGAGGATGCGCAGCCGGGTCTCGCGGTCGGTGCGGCCGAAGAAGGCGAAGCGGACGCCGAAGACGTCGTCCTCCCACGACGAGGGCCCGGAGTCGGCGGTCAGGGCGGCGAACCGGGCGTAGCCCTCGGGGGTGAGCTCGTAGGTGATGCGCGGCCGACGGCTGGTGACCGGGCCGGCGGAGCCGGTTGAGCTGGGCGCGCCCGGCTCGGGCGGCACGACGTACTCACGCAGCCAGCCGGCGCGCAGCATCTTCTTCAGCGCCGGGTAGAGCGAGCCGTAGGACAGCACCCGGCCCCAGCCCAGCACCACGGTGAGCTGCTTGCGCAGCTCGTAGCCGTGCATCGGGTTCTCGTGGAGCAGTCCGAGGACGGCGAGCTCGAGGGTCTCCCCACGCTTGGCCACGCCCACTCCTCCACCCGCTGACCGGTGCCGTCGGTCGGCGGCACGTCTCGGAACAACCTATCGCATCGATATATCGGCGGTGAGCAAGGCCACGCCCGGATCGGACGAACCTGGACCAACGTGGCTCGTCGGCGTCCGCGAGCGCCCTACGCTGGGCGGTGGATCTGTCCCCCGACCTCCGAGGAGCAACGACCCGTGAGCGGCGATCGCAAGGAACCCTGGCCCTGGCAGCAGCGCGCTGCCGAGGAGAAGGGTCGCGCCGGTCAGGGCTCCAAGCAGGGCGCCGGGGGCGGCACCGCGCTGAAGGACGGCAAGCGGCGCGGGAAGTGGTCGCGTGGCTGGCGCCGCGTCGTGAAGTGGATGGCGATCGCGTTCGCGACGCTCTTCGTGATCGGCCTCGGCCTCTTCGCCTTCGCCTACGCCACCACCGACATCCCGGACCCCAACGAGGGCTTCGAGGCCCAGACCACCTACGTCTACTACGCCGACGGCAAGACGGTGCTCGGCAAGTTCGCCGAGCAGGACCGCACGAACGTCGACCTCGAGGACGTGCCGGAGGTCGTGCAGGACGCGGTCATCGCCGCCGAGGACCGGACCTTCGAGACCAACCGCGGCATCGACCCCAAGGGCATCCTGCGCGCGGCGTTCAACAACGCCTCGGGCGGCGACACCCAGGGCGCCTCGACGATCACCCAGCAGTACGTCAAGGTCCTCTACCTCAGCCAGGACCGCACCTGGTCGCGCAAGGCCAAGGAAGCGATCCTGTCGCTGAAGATCCAGCGCGAGAAGTCCAAGGACGAGATCCTCGAGGGCTACCTGAACACCATCTACTTCGGCCGCGGCGCCTACGGCATCGAGGCCGCCGCCCAGGCCTACTTCGACATCAGCTCCTCCGAGCTCGACGTCCGGCAGGCCGCGGTGCTGGCCGCCATCATCAACAGCCCCAACGGCTACGACCCGGCCAACGGCAAGCAGTCGCGCCAGGGTCTGAAGGCGCGCTACGACTACGTCCTCGACGGCATGGAGGAGATGGGCACGCTCCCCGCCAAGGTGACGGGCAAGGCGATCCTCGACAAGCTGCCGCCGTTCCCCGAGGTGCAGCAGCAGAGCCAGTACGGCGGCCAGCGCGGCCACGTGCTCCGACTCGTCCGCAACGAGCTCTCGCGGCTGGGCTACAGCGACTCCGAGATCGACACCGGCGGGCTCCGGATCACCACCACCCTGTCCCGCAAGGCGATGACGGCCGCCGCCCAGGGCGTCGCGGCCAACCGGCCCGCGCTGCCCGGCCTGCACGTCGCCGTCGCCTCGGTCGACCCGCGCACCGGGGCGCTGCGCGGGATGTTCGCCGGCCAGGACTACCTGCAGAGCCAGCTCAACTGGGCCGAGGCCGGCGGGGCGCCCGGCTCGACCTTCAAGCCGTTCGCGCTGGCCGCCGGGCTGGAGTACGGCTACGCGCTGGACTCCTACTTCGACGGCTCGTCGCCGCAGGAGGTGGCCGGCACGGAGTTCGGCAACCAGGGCGAGGGCGGCGGCATCTCGTACGGCTTCATCAGCCTGCTCCAGGCGACCATCGACTCGGTGAACACCGCCTACGTCAACATGGCCAACGAGATCGGCGTGGACAACGTCGTCGACACCGCGGTCGACATGGGCATCCCGCGCGACGCCCCCGGGCTGGACGACACGCTGTCGATCGTGCTCGGCTCCGCCACCGTCAGCCCCATCGACATGGCCAACGCCTACGGCACCATCGCCGACGGCGGGGCGGCGAAGGACGTCTTCATCGTCTCCTCGGTCAAGGCGCCGGAGAGCCAGGACTACCAGCACAAGCTCCGCAAGGAGCAGGCGATCCCCGAGGACGTCGCGGCCGAGACGTCGTACGCCCTGCAGCAGGTGACCGCGGTCGGCACCGGCACCAACGCCAACGTGATCGGGCGACCGATCGCCGGCAAGACCGGCACGGCCACCACCGACGGCGGCAACGTGCGGTCCTCGTGGTTCGTCGGCTACACCCCGCAGCTGGCCACCGCGGTGATGTACACCCGCGGCAACGGCAACCAGCCCCTCAACGGGTTCCTCGACACCTTCTACGGCGGCGAGTACCCGGCGCGCACGTGGGCCTCGGTGATGGGCGCCGCGCTGGAGGGCGAGGAGATCCTGTCGTTCCCGGAGCGGGCCTACCTCGACGCCACCGTGGAGTCCTACGAGCCCTACACGCCCCCGCCGGAGCCCGAGCCCGAGCCCGAGCCGACCGAGACGGCGGAGCCGTCGCGCGAGCCCGAGCCGGAGCCCAGCTCGGAGGCCCCGGCCACGACGGCGCCGCCGTCCTCGGCGCCCCCGAGCGAGTCGGCCCCGGCCACCGAGTCCCCGAGCCCGGCCGAGCCGCCGGGCGGTGGCGGGGCGCGCAGCGACGCAAGCCAGTCACCGGCCGCGGGCCGCGACGAGCCCGGGCCGTGACCGGTCCGCCGGGTCGGTAGCCTGCTCGACGTGACCCCGCCCCCGGACCCGCGCGCCGGGGGGGTCGTCGCGCCGACCCGCGAGGACCCGGTCGCCCGCGCGGCGAGCGAGGTCGTCGGCGGACCCCTGGGCGACCACGCCCGGCCGCACCGCTGGTGGACGCCGCTGCGGGTGCTGCTCGCGGTGGCCTGCCTGGCCTGGGTGCTGGCGATCGTGCAGAAGGCACCGTGCATCCGCGACGGCTGGAACGGCGAGGACACCCGCTACGCGCAGCTGTGCTACTCCGACCTGCCCTACCTGTACGTCGGGCGCGGGTTCGCCGAGCTCGAGGTGCCCTTCACCGACTCCGAGGGTCGCTACCCCGACCTGGAGTACCCGGTCCTCATCGGCTACCTGGCCTACGGCGCCGCCGTCGCGACCCAGGCCGTCCACGGGTTCCCCGACCTGAGCGCCCGCCAGGCCGCGCCCGTCGAGTCCGTCGGGGCGCTGCCCGGGGTCGACCAGGAGCGGCAGGACTTCGTGGCGGTGAACGCCGTGCTGCTGCTCGGCCTGCTGCTGCTCGCCACCTGGCTGCTGGCGGGCGCCCACCCGCGCCGGCCGTGGGACGCGATGGGCATGGTGGCCGCGCCGGTGCTCGTCCTCACGGGGCTGGTCAACTGGGACGTGCTCCCGGTGGCCTGCGTGGCGGGAGCGTTCTGGGCCCACGCCCGCGGGCGGCCGCTGCTCGTCGGGGTCTTCATCGGGCTGGGGGCGGCCGCGAAGCTCTACCCGGCCTTCCTGCTCGGCGCCTTCCTCGTGGTCGCGCTACGACGGCGCGAGCTGCGCGGCTTCGGCCTGAACGTCGCCGGGGCAGCCGGGGCCTGGTTGCTGTGCAACCTGCCGGCGATGCTCGTCCACGTCGACGGGTGGGCCGGCTTCTGGTCGTTCAACTCCGACCGGGGGGCGGACCTCGGGTCGCTGTGGCTGGTGGCCCGCGAGCACGGGTGGGACGTCGGCGTCGGCACCGTCAACACCGTCTCCACGCTCGTCTTCGGGCTGGTCTGCCTGGCCGTGCTGGTGCTGGGGCTGACCGCCAGGCGGACTCCGCGCCCGGAGCAGCTGGCGTTCCTCGTCGTGCTGGGCTTCCTGCTCGTCAACAAGGTCTACTCGCCGCAGTACGTCCTCTGGCTGCTGCCGCTGGCGGCGCTGGCCCGGCCGCGGTGGCGGGACCTGATGATCTGGCAGGCCGGCGAGGTCGTCTACTTCGTCATGGTCTGGCTCTACCTCGGTGCCTTCACCAGCTCGGCCACCAGCGGCGCACCGGACCCGGCCTACAGCGCCGCGATCCTGATCCGGGTGGCGGCCGAGCTCTACCTGGCGGCGGTCATCGTGCGTGACATCGTGCGGCCGTGGCACGACCCGGTGGCCCCCGAGCCGATCGCGCCGGACCCGGTCGGGCCCGACGCGGTCGCGCCCGACGGGGGTCTCAGCCCAGCAGGGTCTGGTCGAACGCCGTCGCGGTGAAGCGCACCTGGACGTCGACCTGGTCCCCGATCGCGGGGACGGCGGCACCGTGCGGCAGGAAGAGCATGGAGGCCTGCATGTGCGGCGGCTCCGCGAAGAGCCGCTGCTTGCCGGTCACCGTGAACGGCGAGCGCACGAAGCCGGCCGCGTCCAGGCCGCCCTTGGCGACCCGGGCCGCACGGTCGCGCAGGCTCGCGCCGCCCGTCGGCGCCTCGAGGCCGATGCCGTGGGCGGTCCCGCCGGAGACGACGAGGATGTGGCCGGCACGGGGGGCGCTGCGACCGCGGTAGCCGTAGACGTCGCCGCGCTCGACCGGGTGCACGTCGAGCACCGAGGACGTCACCCGCAGGGCCCCCCGGTCGCCGAGCCACAGGCCTGTTCCGGTGCGCGGTCGCACGTCGAAGTCGCCGTACGACGACCGCAGGCGGGTCATGTCGTCGGCCGCGAGGTGCGAGATCCACACCGTGCGGGCCTCGATGCCGCTGGCGACGATGTCGTTGAGCAGCCGCTCCACCTCGCCGAGGTGGGAGCCGTGGTCCATCGGCAGGTGCAGGGCGAAGCCCTCGACCTGGAGCCGGTCGACGAGCGGGGCGGCGGCGCGCAGCTCGGCGGGGGTGAACCCGTGGCGGCGCATCGAGGTGAGCAGCTCCAGCGCCACCCGCGGGCGACCGCGCGACGGGTCGGACGTGAGGTCCTCGACGTCGCTGACGCGGCCGACGGTGTGGATGAGGCGCGGGTCGTAGGTGGCGCGGGTCTCGAAGGGACGCCAGGGGGACAGCACCAGCACCGAGCCGTCGAAGTGGCGCTCGACGACCGGCACCTCGGCGTACGTCCCGACCGCGAGGGTGTCGAGCCCGAGCGACTGCGCGGTCTCGGCCAGGCGGACCAGGCCGAGGCCGTAGCCGTTGCCCTTGGCGACCGGGACGACCGACGGGTCGGCGTCGCGGACCTGCTCGAGGTGACGGCGCCAGCGCGCCTCGTCGACGTGGAGGGTGAGCATCCCGGTCAGCCCCGTCGCGCCATGTAGAGGGAGAACGCCTTGTACAGCGCCCGGTTGAGGGGGAGGTCCCACTCCCCGACGTGCTCGACGGCCTCGCCGCCGGTGCCGACCTTGAACTGGATGAGGCCGACGTGGCTGTCGTCGCTGTCCAGGGTGTCGGTGATGCCGCGCAGGTCGTAGACGTCCGCGCCCTGCTCCAGCGCGTGGCGCATCATCTCCCACTGCACGGCGTTGGAGCCGCGGACGTCGCGCTTCTCGGTGGAGGACGCGCCGTAGGAGTACCAGACGTGGCCGCCCACCTGGATGAGGATCGTGCTCGCGACGAGGTCGCCCTCGTGCTCGGCGGTGAAGAGCGCTATGCGGTCCGGGTCCTCGGCGCCCAGGGCGGCGAACATCGTCGTGAAGTAGCCGAGCGGCCGCGGGGTGAAGTGGTCGCGCTCGGCGGTGTGGACGTAGAGGACGTGGAACTGCCGCAGCGCGGTGTCGAGCTCGGCGGAGGGGACGCGTCGGGTGACGACGCCCTCCTTCGCGGCCTTCTTGATGTTGCGCCGCCACTGCTGGTTCATGGCCTTGAGCACGTCGTCCTCGGTGCGCTGCTCGCCCTCGGGCGTGCGCAGGGGCACCTGGAAGTTGTACTGCGGCTGGCCCGCGGCGAAGCCGCCCTCGGCGACCTGCTGCTGCCATCCCAGCTCGCGCAACCGCCCCAGGACCCGTGCGCCGACGGGCTCGCGGCGGGTGGGCGGCACCTCTCCGAGGCGGTGGACACCCTCGTCGGCGACCCCGGCCTTGACCGCGGCGGCGTCCCAGCGGCGGGTGACCACGGGCGGCCCGATGCGGACCGCGAACGCGCCCTGCGCCTTGAGGTGGGCCGTCATCGGCGTCAGCCAGTCGGCGAGGTCCTCGGCGTCCCAGTCGACGACCGGGCCCTCCGGGAGGTAGGCCAGGTAGCGCTTGACCTTGGGCAGCTGGCGGTAGAGCACGAGTGCCACCCCCACGAGCGTGCCGGTGGCGTCGTACCAACCGAGGGACTCGCGCCGCCAGTCACTCTTGACCTCTCCCCAGGCGGGGGTCTGCAGGAAGCTGGCGTGCCGGCGGGACCGGATGAACGCGCGGTGCTCCTCGGCGGACACGGGTCGTACGTCGAGTCGGCTCACCGGGGAAGACTAGTTGGTACGTCGGTGGCCCCGGGGCGGCTGTGGTGGGATGGGTGGGTGGGATCACGGGCCCCTGTCCCGTCGGGCCACCACTGACGGAGGGGAACACATGAAGGTCGTATCGACTGCTGCCGCCGGACTCGGCGCGCTGCTGCTGCTGTCCGCGTGCGGCGGAGGCTCCGAGGGCGGGTCCGGGGAGTCCAGCGATCAGTCCGCCGAGGAGGCGGCCGCGTTCGCGGAGGAGTCGCCCGAGACCATCGTCGCCGAGGCGGAGAAGGACATGAAGGCGCTGTCCTCGCTGCGGATGGCGGGCTCGCTCACCAACGACGGCCAGGAGATCTCCCTCGACCTGGCGCTGAGCACGGCGGGCGACTGCGCGGGCGACCTGTCGCTCGGCGAGGACGCCAGCCTGGAGCTGCTCAGCGTCGGCGGCGAGACCTGGATCAAGCCCAGCGCGGCGTTCTGGGAGCAGTTCGCCGGCCCGGCCGCGGCCCAGGTCACCGAGGCGGCCGGCGACAAGTGGGTCGCCTTCCCCGGTGACGAGGCCGACGACTTCGCCGACATCTGCGACCTCGACTCGCTGCTCGACGAGTTCAACTCCGACGACTCCGACGAGAAGATCGAGGTCGGTGGCACCGAGGACGTCGACGGCCAGGAGGCCGTGACGATCGAGAGCACCTCCGACGAGGGCGACGCCGTCACCTCGTGGGTGGCCACCGAGGACCCGCACCACATCCTCCAGGTGCAGGTCGACCAGGGCGACGAGCCCGGCCAGGTCACGTTCACCGACTTCGACGCCGAGCTGGACCTCGAGGCCCCGGCCTCGGACGAGGTCTTCGACCTGTCGACGTTCCAGCCCTCCGCCCCCCAGTAGCGCCGGGCTGCCGGTTTCTCACGGTATGCAGGTGAACTGGCACTCCCCACGGCGCCAGACGCACGGGGAGCGCCAGTTCACCGTGGGGAGAGCCAGCCGCAGGGAGGGTCAGCCGCGAGGAGGGTCAGCCGTCGCGGGGAACCGCTACGTGACGATGACCACCGCTCCGGCGTCGGGAGGCCCCCTGCTCTCCACAGGCGTGTGAACCGCCGGGTTGTCCCCACCGGGACGGCGGACGCCGTACGCCACGAGACCGGTGACTCAGGCTCAGCGCATGACGACCACGCGCACCGTCGTGTACGACGACCTGCTCCGGCGGCTGGCGCTCGAGCACGGCGCGTTCCTGCGCCGTGAGGTGCTCGAGCTCGGCCTCGACGATCGCGACCTGCGGCGACATCTCCGAGCCGGAGTCTGGGTCCGGGTGCGGCACGGGGCGTACACGTTTCGCGACCTCTGGGACGTGATGGGCCTCGAGGAGCGCCATCGTGTCCGGGCCCGCGCGGCGATGAGGGTGCTGGGGCAGCGTGTGGTGGTGAGTCACCACAGTGCGTGCCTGATGCACCGACTGCCCGTCTGGGGTGCCGATCTCGAGCGAGTC
This DNA window, taken from Nocardioides sp. HDW12B, encodes the following:
- a CDS encoding inositol-3-phosphate synthase, translating into MGSVRVAIVGVGNCATSLVQGVEYYKDADPEATVPGLMHVKFGDYHVSDVEFVAAFDVDAKKVGFDLSEAIGASENNTIRICDVPPTGVTVQRGPTHDGLGKYYRETIEESEEQPVDVVQVLKDAEVDVLVSYLPVGSEDADKFYAQCAIDAGVGFVNALPVFIASDPEWAAKFEAAGVPIVGDDIKSQVGATITHRVMAKLFEDRGVALDRTYQLNVGGNMDFKNMLERERLQSKKVSKTQSVTSNLTGSLAGKVEDKNVHIGPSDYVAWLDDRKWAYVRLEGRAFGDVPLNLEYKLEVWDSPNSAGIIIDALRACKIAKDRGIGGPILSASTYLMKSPPVQMADDLGRQQVEAFIRGDVER
- a CDS encoding helix-turn-helix transcriptional regulator; protein product: MAKRGETLELAVLGLLHENPMHGYELRKQLTVVLGWGRVLSYGSLYPALKKMLRAGWLREYVVPPEPGAPSSTGSAGPVTSRRPRITYELTPEGYARFAALTADSGPSSWEDDVFGVRFAFFGRTDRETRLRILEGRRTRLEERLERVKKQIDHLTGNDTYTAELQRHGLESVEREVLWLSGLIDRERDDRPPAPDPTP
- a CDS encoding transglycosylase domain-containing protein, with translation MSGDRKEPWPWQQRAAEEKGRAGQGSKQGAGGGTALKDGKRRGKWSRGWRRVVKWMAIAFATLFVIGLGLFAFAYATTDIPDPNEGFEAQTTYVYYADGKTVLGKFAEQDRTNVDLEDVPEVVQDAVIAAEDRTFETNRGIDPKGILRAAFNNASGGDTQGASTITQQYVKVLYLSQDRTWSRKAKEAILSLKIQREKSKDEILEGYLNTIYFGRGAYGIEAAAQAYFDISSSELDVRQAAVLAAIINSPNGYDPANGKQSRQGLKARYDYVLDGMEEMGTLPAKVTGKAILDKLPPFPEVQQQSQYGGQRGHVLRLVRNELSRLGYSDSEIDTGGLRITTTLSRKAMTAAAQGVAANRPALPGLHVAVASVDPRTGALRGMFAGQDYLQSQLNWAEAGGAPGSTFKPFALAAGLEYGYALDSYFDGSSPQEVAGTEFGNQGEGGGISYGFISLLQATIDSVNTAYVNMANEIGVDNVVDTAVDMGIPRDAPGLDDTLSIVLGSATVSPIDMANAYGTIADGGAAKDVFIVSSVKAPESQDYQHKLRKEQAIPEDVAAETSYALQQVTAVGTGTNANVIGRPIAGKTGTATTDGGNVRSSWFVGYTPQLATAVMYTRGNGNQPLNGFLDTFYGGEYPARTWASVMGAALEGEEILSFPERAYLDATVESYEPYTPPPEPEPEPEPTETAEPSREPEPEPSSEAPATTAPPSSAPPSESAPATESPSPAEPPGGGGARSDASQSPAAGRDEPGP
- a CDS encoding glycosyltransferase 87 family protein; protein product: MTPPPDPRAGGVVAPTREDPVARAASEVVGGPLGDHARPHRWWTPLRVLLAVACLAWVLAIVQKAPCIRDGWNGEDTRYAQLCYSDLPYLYVGRGFAELEVPFTDSEGRYPDLEYPVLIGYLAYGAAVATQAVHGFPDLSARQAAPVESVGALPGVDQERQDFVAVNAVLLLGLLLLATWLLAGAHPRRPWDAMGMVAAPVLVLTGLVNWDVLPVACVAGAFWAHARGRPLLVGVFIGLGAAAKLYPAFLLGAFLVVALRRRELRGFGLNVAGAAGAWLLCNLPAMLVHVDGWAGFWSFNSDRGADLGSLWLVAREHGWDVGVGTVNTVSTLVFGLVCLAVLVLGLTARRTPRPEQLAFLVVLGFLLVNKVYSPQYVLWLLPLAALARPRWRDLMIWQAGEVVYFVMVWLYLGAFTSSATSGAPDPAYSAAILIRVAAELYLAAVIVRDIVRPWHDPVAPEPIAPDPVGPDAVAPDGGLSPAGSGRTPSR
- a CDS encoding alanine racemase, with translation MLTLHVDEARWRRHLEQVRDADPSVVPVAKGNGYGLGLVRLAETAQSLGLDTLAVGTYAEVPVVERHFDGSVLVLSPWRPFETRATYDPRLIHTVGRVSDVEDLTSDPSRGRPRVALELLTSMRRHGFTPAELRAAAPLVDRLQVEGFALHLPMDHGSHLGEVERLLNDIVASGIEARTVWISHLAADDMTRLRSSYGDFDVRPRTGTGLWLGDRGALRVTSSVLDVHPVERGDVYGYRGRSAPRAGHILVVSGGTAHGIGLEAPTGGASLRDRAARVAKGGLDAAGFVRSPFTVTGKQRLFAEPPHMQASMLFLPHGAAVPAIGDQVDVQVRFTATAFDQTLLG
- a CDS encoding peptidoglycan bridge formation glycyltransferase FemA/FemB family protein, with product MSRLDVRPVSAEEHRAFIRSRRHASFLQTPAWGEVKSDWRRESLGWYDATGTLVGVALVLYRQLPKVKRYLAYLPEGPVVDWDAEDLADWLTPMTAHLKAQGAFAVRIGPPVVTRRWDAAAVKAGVADEGVHRLGEVPPTRREPVGARVLGRLRELGWQQQVAEGGFAAGQPQYNFQVPLRTPEGEQRTEDDVLKAMNQQWRRNIKKAAKEGVVTRRVPSAELDTALRQFHVLYVHTAERDHFTPRPLGYFTTMFAALGAEDPDRIALFTAEHEGDLVASTILIQVGGHVWYSYGASSTEKRDVRGSNAVQWEMMRHALEQGADVYDLRGITDTLDSDDSHVGLIQFKVGTGGEAVEHVGEWDLPLNRALYKAFSLYMARRG
- a CDS encoding type IV toxin-antitoxin system AbiEi family antitoxin domain-containing protein; translated protein: MTTTRTVVYDDLLRRLALEHGAFLRREVLELGLDDRDLRRHLRAGVWVRVRHGAYTFRDLWDVMGLEERHRVRARAAMRVLGQRVVVSHHSACLMHRLPVWGADLERVQLTRRDGAQVARKAICNTARASSSPRTSARSMASP